AGCGGCAGGAACATCGCCAGCCCCTCGACCCGGCGCTCGCGCGGGATATAGCCGATGCCGCGCGCCACCGCGTCGGCGGGCGTGGCGAGGCGCACCGGCTCGCCGTCGATCGAGAGCGTGCCCTCGCTGTGCGGCTCGAAGCCGAACAGGGTGCGGATCAGCGCCTCGCGCCCCGAGCCGATCACGCCGGCGATGCCGACGACCTCGCCGCGGCGCAACGCGAAGTCGACGCCGCGGTAATGCCCGCCGGCGCCGAGCCCGGCCGCCGCCAGCACCACCTCCGCCTGGGGCGGAGCCTGCTCGGACTCCCGGTAGTACTCGGCATGGACGCCGCGGCCGACCATCATCTGGTGCAGCACCGGGGTCGAGGCCTCGGCCGCCGGCATCTCGCCGACCACGGCCCCGTCCTTCATGACATAGATGCGGTCGGAGAGGGCCAGCACCTCGTCGAGGCGGTGCGAGACGAAGACGAAGCTCGCCCGGCTCTTCAGCGCCCGCACCCGGGAGAACAGCAGGTCGATCTCCGCCTGCTCCAGCACCGAGGTCGGCTCGTCGAGGAGGATGACGAGGTCGCGCGAGACCCGCTCCTCCAGCGCCAGCGCCTTGGCGAGCTCGACCATCTGGCGGGCGGCGAAGCTGAGCTCGGCGGCGCGGATCGAGGGGTCGATGGCGAGCCCGACCTTGTCGAGCTCGCGGCGGGCGGCGGCATGGAGCTTCTTCCAGTTCATCAGGCCGAAGCGCAGGAAGGCGTCCTCCTGGCCGAGGAACAGGTTCTCGGCGACGGAGAGGTTGAGCAGCAGCGACTGCTCCTGGAACACCATGCCGATGCCCTGGGCGGCGGCGTCGCGCGGGTCGCGCAGCTGGAAGGGGGCTCCGTCGCGCCTGAGCTCGCCCGATGTCGGCTGCTGCGCGCCGGAGAGGATGCGCATCAGCGTCGACTTGCCGGCGCCGTTCTCGCCGACGAGGCCGACGACCTCGCCCTTGCCCACGGTGACGTCGACATGGCGCAGCGCCTGGACGGCGCCGAAGGTCTTGCAGAGGTCGACGGCCTGCAGCATGGCGTCACTTCACGATGCGCAGCTTGGCGCGGTCGAGCGACAGCGCCACCGCCGCGATGATCATCAGGCCCTGCGCCGTCTGCTGGGCATAGGGCGGGATGCCGAGCAGGATCATGCCGTTGGCGAGCACGGCGACGATCAGCACGCCGACCAGGGTGTTGAGCACGCCGCCCTGCCCGCCCATCAGCGAGGTGCCGCCGACCACCACGGCGGTGATGGTCATGAACAGGCGGCCGTCGCCGATGGTGGCGTTGCCCTGGCCGAGCTGGGCCGCGGCCAGCACGCTGGCGAGGCCGTAGAAGGCGCCGGCGAGGGCGAAGACCATGACCTTGATCCGGCCGATCGGGATGCCGGAGAGCGCCGCGAGGTCCTCGCCGCCGCCGACGGCGAAGGCATGGCGTCCGAGGCGGGTATGGCTCTCGACGAGATAGGCGACGGCGAGCGCCGCCGCGGCGATCCACACCAGCAGCGGCAGGCCGAGGAAGCGGGTCAGCGACAGGGCGCGGATGGAGGGATCGAGGATGCGCACCGTGCCGCCGCCGAGCAGCACCGCGGCGATGCCGAGGCCGATGAACCAGATGCCGAGCGTCACCATGAAGGAGGGGATGCGCAGGCCGACATGCACCGCGCCGCCGACGGCGCCCATGGCCGCGCCGACGAGGATTGCCAGCGGTATGGCGAAGAGGCCGATGGCGAGATCATTGGCGTCGTTCTGCACGGTGAGCGCGAGCGTGATCGCGCCGAGCGCCATGGTGCCTTCCACCGAGAGGTCGACGCCGCCGATCAGGATGACGAAGGTGGCACCCATGGCCAGCACCAGCGGCACGGCCGCGGCGGTCAGCACCCGCGCGGCATTGGCCGGGGTGAGGAAGTTCGGGTTGAGCGCGCCGACGATCAGGCAGAGCCCGGCCAGCACGATGAGCGGCGCCAGGGCGCGCAGCCGGGCGGCGGTGAGGGTCCTGGTTTCGGCGGCGGCGGTGGCCATCAACGACCTTGCGAGGGATGGAAAGTGAGAACCCCCTCTCCCGGCCGGGAGAGGGGCAAGGGACTGAACGTGTCACGAACAGGCCGTCTGCAGATAGGTGCGCCGCGCTTTCCGGCGTCATGGCCGGACTTGATCCGGCCATCCACGCGAACTCGACGTCAGCCTGTGGTCGCGTGGATGGCCGGGACGAGCCCGGCCATGACGAACCGCGTTCTATCCTATCAGGCTGAGGCCCTCATCCTGCCCCTCTCCCGATGGGAGAGGGGTTTTGCGGTCCATCTTGAATCGTTTCAGCGACTTCGTTTGAATCGCTTCAACCCTGGCGGATCTGGCCGGTGACGCGGCTCCACAGATCGGTGAAGTCGACCTTGGGCTCGGCCTCGATATTGTCCTTGTAGAAGGCGGCCACCGTCTCCTTGGTCACGACCACGCCGGTGCCGTAGAACTCGCGGTGCTCCTTGGGCTCGCTCGCCGGATTGATCTTGCCGGTCTTGGCGGCATAGCCGATGGCAAGGCCCATCGAGCCCTGCCAGAACGGATCCCAGGACACGGTGGCGGCCATCTCGCCCGCCTTCACCGCCTCGACCGCGGTCTTGATGCCGTCGATGCCGGTGACCGGCACCTTGCCGGCCAGGCCCTCGGCCCGGAGCGCCTCGAGCGCGCCGACCGCCATGTCGTCATTGGCGGCCCAGATGCCCTTGACGTCGGCGCCGAAGCGGGTGAGCCAGGCCGAGACCGTATCGAAGGCCTTGTTGGACTGCCAGTCCGCCACCTGGAAATCGAGGATCTTGACGTCGGGATGATCGGCGACCGCCTTCTCCAGCCCGGCCCGGCGCTCGATCGCCGGCGTGTTCGACAGGATGCCGCCGAGCGCCAGGATGCCGCCCTTGCCACCGATGGCGTCGATCAGGGCCTTGGCCGTGACCTCGCCATACTTGACGCCGTCGAAGGAGATGTGGGCGACGTGATAGGGGTCGTGGTCCCAGGGATGCAGATCGGCCGGCTTGTTCCACTGGGTGACCACGAAGGCCTTGGCGGCGACGCAGGCCTCGACGATCGGCCGGGCGTCGGCGGAATCGTTGGGGTCGACGTTGATGATGCAGTTGCCGCCGGTCTTGGCCAGGATGGCGCGGATGTCGGCGGTGCCCTTCTCGCTGTCGCCCTCGGTGACCAGCGTCACGTAGTCGGCGCCGATCGCCTTGGCGAAGGCGGCTCCGCCCTTGTTCCAGGTGGCGTGGTAGGGATTGGACAGCGACCGGATCGAATTGACCACGGTCGGCTTGTCCTGCGCCAGCGCCAGCCGGGCGAAGCCGGCGGGCAGGACGGCGCCGAGCCCAAGCGCCGCGGCGCCCTTCAGCATGTCGCGACGGCCCAGCGGCCGCCCCTGCGGAAGCAGGATGGTCATGATGGTTTCCTCCAGAAATATTATTGTTGATTAGCTAGTCACCGTGCGTGCATAGCTAGGCATCAAACCTGAAGGCCGTCAAGCCCGCACCGGGCGGGGCTTGTGCGGCAGCGACGGCCGGCGCTAAGCAACAGGGACGGGGCCGCGCCCTCACGAGATTCAACCAGGCAGGGAGGACCGCCGATGCGCGCGCTGGTGCTGGAACGGATTCGGGAGCTGTCGCTGCGCGACATCGACCTGCCCCTGGCGGTCGGGCCGGGGGACCTGAGGATCCGCATCGACACGGTGGGCGTGTGCGGCAGCGACGTGCACTATTACACGCATGGGCGGATCGGCCCGTTCATCGTCAACGAGCCGATGGTGCTCGGCCACGAGGCGGCCGGCACGGTGGTGGAGGTCGGCAGCGCCGTCACCGGCTTCCGGCCGGGCGACCGGGTGTGCATGGAGCCGGGCATCCCGGACCTGACCTCGCGCGCCTCCAAGCTCGGCCTCTACAATGTCGACCCGAGCGTGGTGTTCTGGGCGACGCCGCCGGTGCATGGCTGCCTGACGCCGGAGGTGGTGCATCCGGCCGCCTTCACGTTCAAGCTGCCGGACAACGTCTCCTTCGCGGAAGGGGCGATGGTCGAGCCCTTCGCGGTCGGCCTGCAGGCGGCGGCCAAGGCGCGGATCGCCCCGGGCGACGTCGCCGTGGTGATCGGCGCCGGGCCGATCGGCATCATGGCGGCCCTGGCGGCCCTGGCGGGGGGCTGCAGCCGGGCTGTTATCGCCGACCTCGTCGACGAGAAGCTGGCG
The sequence above is drawn from the Labrys wisconsinensis genome and encodes:
- a CDS encoding sugar ABC transporter ATP-binding protein → MLQAVDLCKTFGAVQALRHVDVTVGKGEVVGLVGENGAGKSTLMRILSGAQQPTSGELRRDGAPFQLRDPRDAAAQGIGMVFQEQSLLLNLSVAENLFLGQEDAFLRFGLMNWKKLHAAARRELDKVGLAIDPSIRAAELSFAARQMVELAKALALEERVSRDLVILLDEPTSVLEQAEIDLLFSRVRALKSRASFVFVSHRLDEVLALSDRIYVMKDGAVVGEMPAAEASTPVLHQMMVGRGVHAEYYRESEQAPPQAEVVLAAAGLGAGGHYRGVDFALRRGEVVGIAGVIGSGREALIRTLFGFEPHSEGTLSIDGEPVRLATPADAVARGIGYIPRERRVEGLAMFLPLAVNLTLGRLDTVMRGPVIDHGRERALARDWIGRLSIKAPGPEALCLSLSGGNQQKVVLAKWLQARSRILILDHPTRGLDVGAKEEVYRLIREVCAAGAAVILTADTLEETIGLSHTILVMRDGRVTARFDAAPGAKPAQVELIEHMV
- a CDS encoding ABC transporter permease; amino-acid sequence: MATAAAETRTLTAARLRALAPLIVLAGLCLIVGALNPNFLTPANAARVLTAAAVPLVLAMGATFVILIGGVDLSVEGTMALGAITLALTVQNDANDLAIGLFAIPLAILVGAAMGAVGGAVHVGLRIPSFMVTLGIWFIGLGIAAVLLGGGTVRILDPSIRALSLTRFLGLPLLVWIAAAALAVAYLVESHTRLGRHAFAVGGGEDLAALSGIPIGRIKVMVFALAGAFYGLASVLAAAQLGQGNATIGDGRLFMTITAVVVGGTSLMGGQGGVLNTLVGVLIVAVLANGMILLGIPPYAQQTAQGLMIIAAVALSLDRAKLRIVK
- a CDS encoding sugar ABC transporter substrate-binding protein is translated as MTILLPQGRPLGRRDMLKGAAALGLGAVLPAGFARLALAQDKPTVVNSIRSLSNPYHATWNKGGAAFAKAIGADYVTLVTEGDSEKGTADIRAILAKTGGNCIINVDPNDSADARPIVEACVAAKAFVVTQWNKPADLHPWDHDPYHVAHISFDGVKYGEVTAKALIDAIGGKGGILALGGILSNTPAIERRAGLEKAVADHPDVKILDFQVADWQSNKAFDTVSAWLTRFGADVKGIWAANDDMAVGALEALRAEGLAGKVPVTGIDGIKTAVEAVKAGEMAATVSWDPFWQGSMGLAIGYAAKTGKINPASEPKEHREFYGTGVVVTKETVAAFYKDNIEAEPKVDFTDLWSRVTGQIRQG
- a CDS encoding NAD(P)-dependent alcohol dehydrogenase, with amino-acid sequence MRALVLERIRELSLRDIDLPLAVGPGDLRIRIDTVGVCGSDVHYYTHGRIGPFIVNEPMVLGHEAAGTVVEVGSAVTGFRPGDRVCMEPGIPDLTSRASKLGLYNVDPSVVFWATPPVHGCLTPEVVHPAAFTFKLPDNVSFAEGAMVEPFAVGLQAAAKARIAPGDVAVVIGAGPIGIMAALAALAGGCSRAVIADLVDEKLAIAGRYPGITPVNIRREKLADAVARETGGWGADVVFEASGSPRAFEGIFALPRPGGCLVLVGMPVEPVAFDVVSAAAKEIRIETIFRYANVFDRALAMISSGKVDLKPLISHTFAFQDSIAAFERAAEGRPGDVKLQIKL